In Aedes albopictus strain Foshan chromosome 3, AalbF5, whole genome shotgun sequence, the following are encoded in one genomic region:
- the LOC134290378 gene encoding uncharacterized protein LOC134290378: protein MTKASPLYTLTPFLDDHGVVRMGSRIEAAPEASYSAKYPIILSKRHPTTALLTEGFHRRYLHGNNETVHNEMRQQYYISGLRALIRKTSRGCQVCKIKKAIPQPPIMAPLPRVRLTPFVRAFTYVGVDYFGPLEVKVGRSIVKRWAALFTCLTVRAVHLELTHSLSAKSCIMAFRRFVVRRGAPLEVYSDNGTNFVGASRQLSEELKTIQDINSQCASTFTNTYTTWHFNAPAAPHMGGPWERLVRSVKTAMKAILDCPQYLSDEVLETVLLEAEGIVNSRPLTYVPLEQADDEALTPNHFLLYGSTGVNQPEGPLSIDGEHLREGRALTQRIVNDFWRRWVLEYLPMLTRRTKWFEKVKPLEPGDLVVVIDEKVRNSWTRGRILDVVKGADGQVRRATVQTAKGILSRGAVKLALLDVKPGSTSVTGDDHPANGTAHGRGDVAVTGHTGT, encoded by the coding sequence ATGACGAAAGCAAGCCCGTTGTACACCTTGACCCCTTTCTTGGATGACCACGGAGTTGTTAGAATGGGAAGTCGAATCGAGGCAGCTCCAGAAGCCAGTTACTCTGCAAAATACCCGATCATATTATCTAAACGTCATCCCACTACGGCACTGCTGACGGAGGGTTTCCACCGACGATACCTACATGGAAATAATGAAACGGTCCACAATGAAATGAGACAGCAATATTACATCTCCGGTCTGCGGGCCCTGATTCGTAAGACCTCCCGAGGATGTCAGGTATGTAAGATCAAAAAGGCGATCCCTCAGCCTCCAATCATGGCTCCACTGCCCAGGGTTAGGCTCACACCGTTTGTGCGGGCCTTCACGTACGTTGGTGTTGACTATTTCGGTCCGTTGGAGGTGAAGGTTGGGCGAAGCATAGTGAAGAGATGGGCAGCTCTATTCACTTGTTTGACGGTTAGAGCTGTCCATTTGGAGCTTACCCATAGTCTCTCGGCGAAATCGTGTATTATGGCCTTTCGCCGGTTTGTGGTCAGGCGAGGAGCCCCTCTCGAAGTATATTCGGACAATGGGACCAATTTCGTTGGGGCTAGCCGTCAACTGTCTGAGGAATTGAAAACAATTCAGGATATCAACTCGCAGTGTGCTTCGACCTTCACCAACACCTACACCACGTGGCATTTCAACGCCCCCGCTGCTCCCCACATGGGTGGGCCGTGGGAACGTTTAGTGAGGTCGGTGAAAACAGCGATGAAGGCCATCTTGGACTGTCCCCAGTACCTTAGCGACGAAGTTCTCGAAACTGTTCTGCTAGAAGCCGAAGGAATAGTGAATTCCCGACCACTTACATACGTACCCTTGGAACAAGCCGACGACGAGGCCTTAACCCCGAATCATTTTCTTTTGTACGGGTCAACCGGGGTGAACCAGCCAGAAGGGCCATTATCAATTGACGGAGAACATCTACGAGAAGGACGAGCGTTAACACAGCGTATTGTAAACGATTTCTGGCGTAGGTGGGTACTTGAATATCTGCCCATGCTCACAAGGCGCACCAAATGGTTCGAAAAGGTAAAACCTCTTGAACCCGGTGATCTAGTCGTAGTGATCGATGAGAAAGTAAGGAACAGTTGGACCAGGGGGCGCATTCTGGACGTCGTGAAGGGAGCTGATGGACAAGTACGGCGGGCAACAGTGCAAACCGCTAAAGGAATTCTCTCCAGGGGTGCTGTGAAGCTCGCATTGCTTGATGTGAAGCCTGGAAGTACATCGGTTACTGGAGACGATCATCCGGCTAATGGGACAGCTCACGGGCGGGGGGATGTTGCTGTGACTGGGCACACTGGTACGTGA
- the LOC134290380 gene encoding uncharacterized protein K02A2.6-like: protein MPGPLPPPGAAALAAGSNADQPFKETILQLLNNQHTLMTRMAEQMASIQGNVQNANRNELVLDSLASNITEFAYDLEKGCSFDAWFSRYADLFEKDASKLDDDAKVRLLLRKLNPAAHERYTSFILPKLSKEFSFDETVAKLQTIFGSPVSTFHRRYQCLQTAKDENEDFISYSCKVNRACVDFKLQELKEDQFKCLIFVCGLKSPRDADIRMRLLSKINETQDITLEKIVEECKSLINLKKDTVLIGSQSASTTGAAATHAVRVNSPNGNRRKKDKFGGNKSDTPKTPCWSCGGMHFSSQCSFKNHKCRDCGRTGHKEGYCSCFASKPSSKKNKGKQQNKHHAAKIVTVKNVNRSRRYVETAINGVPVDLQLDSGSDITIISRQNWIKVGAPQTSPPDCQVQTASGDRLGIESMFRASYTIGGTQKEGSDLMDEFGLWDVPFSSFCKLVGSSQPSQQVLEMKEKFPDVFTNRMGLCTKTQVHLTLKPDVQPVFKPKRPVSYNMGAVVLHVSFCI from the exons ATGCCGGGTCCATTGCCACCCCCCGGTGCAGCAGCGCTTGCAGCTGGCTCCAATGCGGACCAACCGTTTAAGGAAACCATTTTGCAGCTGCTGAACAATCAACACACGTTGATGACCCGCATGGCAGAACAGATGGCGAGCATACAGGGAAACGTCCAGAACGCCAATCGGAACGAGTTGGTGCTAGATTCCCTCGCGAGCAATATCACCGAGTTCGCGTATGATCTGGAAAAGGGATGCTCGTTCGATGCTTGGTTCTCCAGGTATGCGGACCTTTTTGAAAAAGACGCCTCCAAGCTGGACGACGACGCAAAGGTACGACTGCTGCTCCGCAAACTCAACCCCGCCGCACACGAAAGGTACACTTCGTTCATTCTCCCCAAGCTCTCGAAGGAATTTTCCTTCGACGAAACGGTTGCCAAATTACAAACCATTTTTGGTAGCCCCGTTTCGACCTTCCATCGCCGGTACCAGTGCCTGCAGACAGCGAAGGATGAGAACGAAGATTTCATCTCCTACTCCTGCAAAGTCAACCGCGCTTGTGTCGATTTCAAGCTGCAGGAGCTCAAAGAAGACCAGTTTAAGTGCCTGATTTTTGTGTGCGGGTTGAAGTCACCCAGGGATGCTGACATCCGGATGCGCCTGCTTTCGAAAATCAACGAGACGCAGGACATAACGCTGGAGAAGATAGTGGAGGAGTGCAAGAGTTTGATAAACTTGAAGAAGGACACCGTACTCATCGGGAGTCAGTCTGCCTCCACCACCGGTGCTGCTGCAACACATGCTGTTCGAGTGAATTCTCCCAACGGCAACCGCCGTAAGAAGGACAAGTTTGGTGGCAACAAATCCGACACGCCTAAAACGCCGTGTTGGTCATGCGGCGGCATGCATTTCTCCAGCCAGTGCAGCTTCAAGAACCACAAATGCCGTGACTGTGGCCGAACCGGCCATAAGGAAGGCTATTGTTCCTGTTTCGCATCCAAGCCAAGCTCCAAGAAGAACAAGGGGAAGCAGCAAAACAAACACCACGCAGCCAAGATCGTGACCGTGAAAAATGTGAACCGCAGCCGGCGGTACGTGGAGACAGCGATCAACGGGGTTCCAGTCGACTTGCAGCTGGACTCAGGCTCGGACATAACGATCATCTCCAGGCAGAACTGGATCAAAGTCGGAGCACCCCAAACGTCTCCCCCCGATTGTCAAGTGCAGACCGCATCTGGTGACAGATTGGGCATCGAGTCCATGTTTCGAGCATCGTACACCATCGGCGGAACGCAAAAGGAAG GCTCAGACCTCATGGATGAGTTTGGGCTCTGGGACGTTCCGTTTTCGTCGTTCTGCAAGCTGGTCGGCAGCTCACAACCAAGCCAGCAGGTGCTCGAAATGAAGGAGAAGTTTCCCGATGTGTTCACCAACCGTATGGGACTGTGCACCAAAACACAGGTGCATCTCACGCTCAAGCCGGACGTCCAGCCAGTGTTCAAACCGAAGCGGCCAGTTTCCTACAACATGGGGGCTGTTGTATTACatgtttcattttgtatttaa
- the LOC134290377 gene encoding uncharacterized protein LOC134290377, translating into MATMNATVQSSMPYKNEPSAQTTTPRIGLPAASRPDTEYVKYHANPTASFLPFPSGQMFVGADCAVKPPSPPARTRVDPVLPWDHQPAKQNPYETALIHQPTPTSIQLAARQVMPRDLPVFTGSPEEWPIFYSSYKNSTEVCGYSDAENLARLQRCLRGNALEAVRSRLLLPSSVPYIIDTLRMLFGRPEALINSLLRRVRSCPPPKADNLKSIVDYGLAVQNMIDHMIISEQLNQLNNPMLLNELVDKLPTSLKLQWGAYKQLQADVNLATFNHFVANLQPANDVDDPETYPDVNSGHPSKMCIYCEEEAHQIASCQLFKNLTMDARWKVVRQRNLCRTCLVPHRKWPCRSKKECGIQGCQSRHHQLLHGQYTPPAETVPPQVSIPNPSREGHQNHHGGMPYTLFRYVPVKLSGNGKSVDIFAFLDEGSSTTMLETEVAEQLGIEGPSASLWLSWTGKISREEKDSKCICVSIAGQKSTKQYTIENVHTVDELNLPQQSFNYEELCTRYPRMKGLPLESYSAITPRMIIGLEHVRLLTALKTKEGGALGPVAVKTRLGWCAFGKEAEGVNQSGQIHYHNATDPDNSNQSLHDLMRTYFAVEESTVTKGLDSVDDQRALNILRRTTVKLDSNYEAGLIWKVDDPTFPDSLPMAKSRLKGLERRLARDPTLAAKVQEQIESYLRKGYAHKLTSEELSYTDPHRVWYLPLGVVVSPTKPGKIRLIWDAAAKVNGVSLNDLLLKGPDLLVPLVAVILRFRERNIAISGDISEMFHQISIRKQDRNFQRFLWRSPNGEIETYVMDVATFGASCSPCTAQFIKNQNAEGFLRTFPRAASAITKSHYVDDFLDSTDTVEEAIQLVNQVKVIHREAGFDIRKFKSNAPEVLVAADEANMSAEKSINCEKHTVSDRVLGLVWNPTEDVFSFDVSSLIVERILSGGVIPTKRQVLQVVMKLFDPLGFVSHFTVHGKILMQEIWRTGTNWDEPIDQNLLDMWYRWTELLPLLGEVKIPRCYFGTLSSKSLQNLQVHIFVDASERRRQKSPPLKPLSIPRLELQAAMIGARLMQTICSSLTLPISKRVLWSDSTTVLAWLRSDSRRYHQFIGFRVGEILSLTAMDEWRYVPSNENVADEATKWAAGPNFDPDSRWYTGPQFLANPESEWPTKEERSSTTTEELRPVYLHRHLLMEKLIDETRFSNWNRLVWAAKR; encoded by the exons ATGGCTACCATGAATGCAACGGTGCAGTCGTCGATGCCTTACAAAAACGAGCCATCTGCACAAACAACCACTCCACGGATCGGCCTTCCTGCTGCATCCCGACCGGATACCGAGTATGTCAAGTATCATGCCAACCCGACGGCGTCATTTCTCCCCTTCCCCTcgggacaaatgttcgtgggtgCCGATTGCGCAGTGAAACCACCTTCACCCCCTGCGAGAACTCGAGTGGATCCAGTTCTGCCGTGGGATCACCAGCCCGCAAAACAGAACCCATACGAAACTGCTTTGATTCATCAACCAACACCAACGTCGATTCAACTAGCAGCCCGACAGGTCATGCCGCGGGATCTACCCGTGTTCACGGGAAGCCCGGAAGAGTGGCCAATATTCTACAGCAGCTACAAAAACTCGACGGAAGTTTGTGGCTACAGCGATGCCGAAAATCTCGCCCGGCTCCAGCGCTGCTTACGGGGAAACGCCCTCGAGGCTGTCAGAAGTCGTTTGCTGCTACCGAGCTCCGTTCCGTACATCATCGACACACTTCGAATGCTTTTCGGACGGCCTGAAGCCCTGATAAATTCATTGCTTAGGCGCGTGCGTTCCTGTCCTCCACCGAAAGCAGACAACCTTAAGTCCATAGTTGACTATGGGCTCGCTGTGCAAAACATGATTGATCACATGATTATCTCCGAACAATTAAATCAACTCAACAATCCGATGCTCCTCAATGAACTTGTCGACAAACTGCCCACAAGTCTGAAACTGCAGTGGGGTGCCTACAAACAATTACAAGCTGATGTCAACCTGGCGACTTTCAATCATTTCGTTGCGAATCTA CAACCGGCCAACGACGTCGATGACCCCGAAACCTACCCAGACGTCAATTCAGGTCACCCATCTAAAATGTGTATCTACTGCGAAGAGGAGGCTCACCAGATAGCATCGTGCCAATTGTTCAAAAACCTGACTATGGATGCTCGCTGGAAAGTTGTGCGCCAAAGGAACCTCTGTCGAACCTGTTTGGTGCCTCATCGTAAATGGCCATGTCGATCGAAAAAGGAGTGTGGTATTCAAGGTTGCCAATCGCGTCACCACCAGCTTCTGCATGGTCAGTACACACCACCAGCCGAAACAGTTCCACCCCAAGTTTCGATTCCTAATCCCAGTCGAGAAGGCCACCAGAACCATCACGGCGGTATGCCGTACACGTTGTTCCGATACGTGCCGGTTAAGCTCTCCGGAAATGGGAAATCTGTAGATATTTTCGCATTCCTAGACGAAGGATCTAGCACAACAATGCTCGAGACAGAAGTTGCCGAGCAACTCGGTATTGAAGGGCCCTCCGCGTCATTGTGGTTATCCTGGACCGGTAAAATTTCAAGAGAGGAAAAGGATTCTAAATGCATCTGTGTATCCATCGCCGGGCAAAAGTCAACGAAACAGTACACTATCGAGAATGTACACACCGTAGACGAATTGAACCTTCCACAGCAATCGTTCAACTATGAAGAGCTGTGCACTCGATATCCGCGCATGAAAGGATTGCCCCTGGAAAGCTATTCGGCTATTACTCCTCGAATGATAATCGGCCTAGAACATGTGCGGCTGCTTACGGCGCTGAAGACAAAAGAAGGCGGAGCACTCGGTCCAGTGGCTGTCAAAACAAGGCTGGGCTGGTGCGCGTTTGGAAAGGAAGCAGAAGGCGTGAATCAATCAGGGCAGATACATTACCATAATGCGACAGATCCGGACAACAGCAACCAATCACTTCACGACTTGATGAGGACCTACTTTGCAGTCGAGGAGAGCACTGTCACCAAAGGACTGGACAGCGTAGACGACCAGCGTGCGCTTAACATTCTACGACGTACCACTGTCAAATTGGATTCCAACTATGAGGCAGGTCTGATATGGAAAGTAGATGATCCGACATTCCCAGATAGCCTGCCGATGGCGAAGAGTAGGCTAAAAGGACTAGAAAGACGTCTTGCACGTGACCCAACGCTGGCGGCAAAAGTGCAGGAGCAGATCGAGAGTTACCTTCGCAAGGGCTATGCGCACAAATTGACGTCAGAGGAACTATCGTATACGGACCCCCATAGGGTATGGTATCTCCCCTTAGGAGTCGTCGTTAGCCCTACAAAACCCGGAAAAATTCGCCTCATCTGGGACGCCGCGGCGAAGGTGAATGGCGTCAGCCTCAACGACCTCCTACTTAAGGGGCCGGACCTACTCGTCCCATTGGTAGCGGTTATTTTACGATTCAGGGAGCGAAACATTGCGATCAGTGGAGATATATCCGAAATGTTCCACCAGATCAGCATTAGGAAACAGGACAGGAACTTTCAACGATTTTTGTGGAGGAGCCCGAATGGAGAAATCGAGACCTACGTTATGGACGTCGCCACCTTCGGCGCATCCTGTTCGCCGTGTACCGCTcagtttattaaaaatcaaaacgcAGAAGGATTTTTGCGAACGTTCCCCAGAGCTGCAAGTGCTATCACTAAGAGTCATTATGTCGATGACTTCCTCGACAGCACGGACACAGTGGAGGAAGCTATCCAGCTTGTGAACCAAGTAAAGGTCATACACCGAGAGGCAGGATTCGACATCAGGAAGTTCAAGTCAAACGCTCCGGAAGTGCTCGTCGCGGCAGATGAAGCGAACATGTCTGCTGAGAAGTCCATCAACTGCGAAAAGCACACAGTCTCCGATCGGGTACTTGGACTCGTATGGAACCCCACCGAAGATGTTTTCTCGTTCGACGTGTCAAGCTTAATTGTGGAAAGGATTCTCAGTGGAGGAGTAATCCCAACGAAACGCCAAGTTCTTCAAGTGGTGATGAAACTATTCGACCCACTCGGATTTGTTTCCCACTTCACGGTCCATGGTAAAATTTTGATGCAGGAGATATGGAGGACTGGAACCAACTGGGACGAACCTATCGATCAGAATTTGCTTGACATGTGGTACCGCTGGACCGAACTTTTGCCGTTACTTGGAGAGGTTAAAATACCACGGTGCTACTTTGGAACACTGTCATCGAAATCTCTACAAAACCTCCAAGTGCACATATTCGTGGATGCAAGCGAG CGTCGAAGACAAAAGTCGCCCCCCCTAAAACCGCTTTCCATTCCGCGGCTGGAGCTGCAGGCAGCTATGATCGGGGCTCGGCTGATGCAAACCATATGCTCGTCCCTCACACTACCAATCAGCAAACGCGTTCTGTGGTCAGATTCTACGACCGTATTAGCATGGCTTCGGTCGGATAGCCGGCGATACCACCAATTCATCGGATTTCGTGTAGGCGAAATATTATCTCTTACTGCCATGGACGAATGGAGATACGTACCATCTAACGAAAACGTAGCGGACGAAGCGACGAAGTGGGCGGCGGGACCGAACTTCGACCCCGACTCCCGCTGGTACACAGGCCCACAGTTCCTGGCAAATCCCGAAAGTGAATGGCCAACGAAAGAAGAACGATCCAGCACGACTACTGAAGAACTGAGACCCGTATATTTGCACCGTCACCTGTTGATGGAGAAACTGATCGACGAGACCCGCTTCTCTAATTGGAACCGGCTggtatgggctgcaaaacggtga
- the LOC134290379 gene encoding uncharacterized protein K02A2.6-like, with product MDADQFSRFMEMQRQAMQALIGSVKTVQLNQHAAPVAGSAAASSVPLPPPLELEGDMEQNFNFFEVNWKTYASAVGMDAWPADQNKQKTSILLSVVGKDALKKYFNFELNQAQQNDPELALAAIKSKVVRERNKFVDWFDFFSLVQDSTESVDNYLCRVKSLAKLCKFGVLEGDMIRYKLATSIKWMKLRSKLITTQNLTEAHAMDLCRAEEITERHPVTVGQASAEVNMVKREKMKCKFCGAKHDFSKGACPALGKRCNRCGGKNHFEKVCKADRKKKLKKKLRVKQVREESSSESDSAESSDNDNDESSCGESVSIGKIIDKSGSGGHVTADLDLRIGGKWQPVKCELDTGANTSLVGKNWLENMIGKDKLELQPSAYHLQAFGGNSIPVIGQVKIPCRRKDRKYSLVFQVVDVTHGPLLSANVCRILGFVKFCNTVNFTAPKTEQELLNVYRIKAQNIVKRHEEVFHGIGKFAGAVSLEVSADVTPSIQPPRRVPIAMREKLKEELKNLERDGLIVKENRHTEWVSNIVLVKRKEQKSESVRICLDPIPLNAALKRPHMQFTTIDEILPELGKAKVFSTADVRKGFWHVLLDEKSSRLTTFWTPFGRYRWIRLPFGIASAPDIFQMKLQEVIQGLSGVECVADDLLIYGSGDTLEEALENHNICLEKLLVRLKECNVKLNFSKLKLCETSVKFYGHVLTNKGLQPDESKVVSIKNFPRPTDRKQLQRFIGMVNYLSRFIPNLSANFTVLRRLISEKENWVWSEKEEEEFNCVKCLVADTNTLRYYNVNEPIVIECDASSYSFLGAAVFQSHGVIGYASRTLTPTEKNYAQIEKELLAILFACVRFDQLIVGNPKITVKTDHKPLVAVFRKPLLSAPRRLQHMLLNLQRYRLTIEFVTGKDNVVADAISRAPFDENLADDRFNKRNIFRVFREIEEVNLSSFLKVKDEQLNEIIAATEADTSLQQVMQYIRDGWPASVDRVPDSARMFFKYRNELSTQDGIIYRNDRIVVPYTLRRKLTGKVHVSHNGMEATLKLARANLFWPGMSAQIKEAVAQCNVCAKFQASQTPAPMQSHPIPVYPFQLVSMDVFFAEYQGKRCKFLVTVDHFSDFFEVDLLKDLTPKATIAVCKSNFSRHGKPQQVISDNGTNFVNREWKQFAREWDFLHSTSAPHHQQANGKAEAAVKIAKRLLKKADEAGNDFWYALLHWRNVPNKIGSSPAAWLFSRNTRCGIPMSTNHLMPKLVSGVPEAIEERRRKAKIQYDRKARNLPHLDTGSSVYVQLQPETSKTWTPARVSNKLNERSYIVDVDGMQYRRDLVHLKPRNEPQAPEVNPDQFIIPNVDPVATEQLAVPISDGSVSNREATNSVPDAVHPEVASAAKPPETPKVTKPSKDSVADDQSVRPKRNVKLPMRFKDYCL from the coding sequence ATGGATGCAGATCAGTTTTCGCGTTTTATGGAAATGCAAAGGCAGGCGATGCAGGCTCTGATTGGTTCAGTGAAAACCGTTCAGTTGAATCAGCATGCGGCACCGGTTGCGGGAAGCGCAGCCGCGTCGTCTGTTCCACTGCCGCCGCCGCTAGAGTTGGAAGGTGACATGgaacaaaatttcaatttttttgaagtgAATTGGAAGACCTATGCCAGTGCGGTCGGCATGGATGCGTGGCCGGCCGATCAGAACAAGCAAAAGACGAGCATTTTGCTATCGGTGGTTGGAAAAGACGCGttaaaaaaatacttcaatttCGAACTGAATCAGGCTCAGCAAAACGACCCGGAACTTGCTCTCGCGGCAATAAAGAGCAAGGTTGTGCGTGAACGGAACAAGTTTGTCgactggtttgattttttttcgctgGTGCAAGATTCCACAGAAAGTGTTGACAATTATTTGTGTCGTGTAAAATCACTCGCGAAACTGTGCAAGTTCGGTGTGCTGGAAGGGGACATGATCAGGTACAAACTTGCTACTTCGATCAAGTGGATGAAGCTTCGATCTAAGTTGATAACGACCCAAAACTTGACGGAAGCGCACGCCATGGATTTGTGCCGTGCTGAAGAAATAACTGAGAGGCATCCGGTTACAGTGGGTCAAGCAAGCGCGGAAGTGAACATGGTGAAAAGAGAAAAGATGAAGTGTAAGTTCTGTGGGGCAAAGCATGATTTCTCCAAAGGTGCTTGCCCAGCGCTGGGGAAAAGGTGCAATCGTTGTGGTGGAAAAAATCACTTCGAGAAAGTGTGTAAGGCGGATCGGAAGAAGAAGCTAAAGAAGAAGCTCCGAGTGAAGCAAGTGCGCGAAGAAAGCAGCTCCGAAAGTGATTCAGCGGAGAGCAGTGATAACGACAACGATGAGTCGTCCTGCGGTGAGAGTGTGTCAATcggaaaaatcattgataaatccgGTAGTGGTGGACATGTTACCGCGGACCTGGACTTGCGGATCGGTGGGAAATGGCAGCCCGTGAAATGTGAGTTGGACACTGGTGCGAACACAAGCCTTGTGGGGAAGAATTGGTTGGAGAACATGATTGGCAAAGACAAACTCGAGCTGCAGCCATCCGCGTACCATCTCCAAGCATTCGGCGGGAACAGCATTCCGGTGATCGGGCAAGTAAAAATTCCATGTCGGAGGAAAGACCGTAAGTACAGCCTTGTTTTTCAAGTAGTCGATGTTACCCATGGACCGCTCCTCTCAGCAAATGTGTGTCGCATTCTGGGCTTTGTAAAATTCTGCAACACAGTGAATTTCACTGCACCGAAAACGGAACAAGAACTTCTGAATGTATACCGTATAAAAGCTCAGAATATCGTCAAACGACACGAGGAGGTTTTTCACGGTATCGGTAAATTCGCCGGAGCCGTGTCTTTGGAAGTTTCTGCCGACGTCACACCTTCGATCCAGCCACCTCGAAGAGTTCCAATCGCAATGAGAGAGAAGCTGAAGGAAGAACTGAAGAATCTGGAACGCGATGGGTTGATCGTGAAGGAGAACCGCCACACTGAATGGGTTAGTAATATTGTGTTGGTCAAGCGCAAGGAGCAGAAATCGGAATCCGTTCGTATCTGTCTCGATCCAATACCGCTGAACGCAGCGCTCAAACGTCCCCATATGCAATTCACCACTATCGACGAAATTTTGCCCGAATTAGGGAAGGCAAAAGTGTTTTCAACGGCGGACGTTCGCAAGGGTTTCTGGCATGTGCTACTGGATGAGAAGAGTAGCCGACTAACAACGTTTTGGACACCGTTCGGGCGGTACCGATGGATTCGTCTACCTTTCGGGATCGCTTCCGCCCCGGATATCTTCCAGATGAAGCTGCAAGAGGTGATTCAGGGATTATCGGGAGTGGAATGCGTTGCTGACGATTTGCTGATTTACGGCTCGGGAGACAcgttggaggaagctctggagaaccACAATATCTGCTTGGAGAAGTTGTTGGTTCGCTTGAAGGAATGCAACGTCAAACTGAACTTCAGCAAACTCAAGCTCTGCGAAACGTCGGTCAAGTTCTACGGACACGTGTTGACGAACAAGGGACTTCAACCGGACGAGAGTAAAGTTGTTTCTATCAAGAATTTTCCGCGTCCGACAGATCGTAAACAGCTTCAAAGGTTCATTGGAATGGTGAACTACCTCAGCCGTTTCATACCAAATCTCAGCGCAAATTTCACTGTCCTTCGGCGATTGATTTCGGAGAAAGAGAATTGGGTTTGGTCAGAAAAGGAAGAAGAGGAGTTCAATTGTGTCAAGTGTTTGGTGGCAGATACTAATACACTGCGATACTACAATGTGAACGAGCCAATAGTGATCGAGTGTGATGCTAGTTCTTACTCGTTTCTAGGGGCAGCTGTTTTCCAAAGCCATGGAGTAATTGGATACGCTTCACGTACCCTCACGCCTACTGAGAAGAACTATGCACAAATCGAAAAGGAATTACTCGCTATCCTCTTCGCTTGCGTACGGTTCGACCAACTAATTGTGGGAAATCCTAAAATTACCGTAAAGACTGATCACAAACCGTTGGTTGCAGTGTTTCGGAAGCCACTACTTTCTGCACCGCGACGTCTGCAGCACATGTTGCTAAATCTGCAGCGCTACCGATTGACAATCGAGTTTGTCACGGGCAAAGACAACGTGGTGGCTGACGCGATATCCAGAGCACCGTTCGACGAAAATCTTGCGGATGATAGGTTCAATAAGCGGAACATCTTTCGAGTATTCCGTGAAATCGAAGAAGTCAATCTCTCCAGTTTCCTGAAAGTGAAGGATGAGCAGTTGAACGAGATCATTGCAGCGACAGAAGCGGACACGTCTTTGCAACAGGTTATGCAGTACATTCGTGATGGTTGGCCCGCATCAGTGGATAGAGTTCCGGATAGTGCCAGAATGTTCTTCAAGTACAGGAACGAGCTCAGCACTCAAGACGGAATCATCTACCGTAACGACAGGATTGTTGTCCCGTATACGCTACGTCGGAAGTTGACTGGCAAAGTCCATGTCAGCCACAATGGGATGGAGGCGACTCTAAAGTTGGCACGGGCGAACCTTTTCTGGCCTGGAATGAGTGCCCAGATTAAGGAAGCTGTCGCTCAGTGCAACGTGTGTGCTAAATTCCAAGCATCTCAAACTCCAGCGCCAATGCAAAGTCACCCAATTCCAGTATACCCATTCCAATTGGTATCAATGGATGTCTTCTTTGCTGAGTACCAAGGAAAAAGATGCAAATTCCTCGTTACTGTTGAccatttttcggatttttttgaaGTTGACCTGTTGAAGGATTTAACACCGAAAGCAACGATTGCTGTATGCAAATCCAACTTTTCCCGACACGGCAAGCCGCAACAGGTCATATCAGACAACGGAACGAATTTTGTCAACCGAGAGTGGAAACAGTTCGCTCGTGAATGGGACTTTCTTCATTCAACATCGGCACCACACCATCAGCAGGCTAACGGAAAAGCTGAAGCGGCCGTGAAGATAGCGAAACGGTTGTTGAAGAAAGCAGATGAAGCAGGCAATGATTTCTGGTACGCATTATTGCACTGGAGAAATGTTCCAAATAAAATTGGTTCCAGTCCCGCAGCATGGTTGTTTTCTCGAAATACTCGCTGCGGTATACCAATGTCTACAAACCATCTAATGCCAAAACTAGTGTCGGGTGTTCCTGAAGCGATTGAAGAACGAAGGCGTAAAGCGAAGATTCAGTATGATAGAAAAGCCAGGAATCTACCGCATTTGGACACGGGATCTTCAGTCTACGTACAACTTCAACCAGAAACATCTAAGACTTGGACACCTGCCAGAGTTAGCAACAAACTGAACGAGCGGTCGTACATAGTTGATGTGGATGGTATGCAGTATCGACGTGATTTGGTGCACTTGAAACCACGTAATGAACCCCAGGCGCCTGAAGTGAATCCAGATCAGTTCATCATACCAAACGTTGATCCTGTTGCCACGGAGCAGTTGGCCGTGCCAATTTCTGACGGATCGGTGTCTAATCGAGAAGCGACCAACAGTGTACCTGATGCCGTTCATCCGGAAGTAGCATCAGCAGCGAAGCCACCGGAGACCCCGAAAGTTACCAAACCATCCAAGGATTCAGTCGCTGATGATCAAAGTGTTAGACCTAAGAGAAATGTTAAGCTCCCAATGCGATTCAAAGATTACTGTCTCTAA